A genomic segment from Acipenser ruthenus chromosome 5, fAciRut3.2 maternal haplotype, whole genome shotgun sequence encodes:
- the lyplal1 gene encoding lysophospholipase-like protein 1 — MAAFSNLHKCVVSQTGKHTATVIFLHGSGDSGQGIRTWVRDVLKQDLAFQHIRVIYPTAPLRPYTPMKGAQSNVWFDRYKISNDCPEHLESIDSMCKVLGDLVDVEVKAGVSKNRILVGGFSMGGAMALHLAFRFHPQVAGVFALSSFLNKDSIVYQVLQNSEAPLPELFQCHGKADELVLYQWGEETNALLKSLGTKTSFLSFPNLYHELSRPELEQLKSWILKKLP, encoded by the exons ATGGCTGCGTTTTCGAATTTGCACAAATGCGTTGTGTCacaaacaggaaaacacacaGCGACTGTTATCTTCTTACATGGCTCag GTGACAGTGGCCAGGGAATCCGAACATGGGTTCGTGATGTGCTGAAACAAGATCTTGCTTTTCAGCATATACGAGTAATTTATCCAACAGCACCTTTAAG GCCATACACCCCAATGAAAGGGGCTCAGTCAAATGTGTGGTTTGACAGATACAAAATTTCAAATGATTGCCCAGAACACCTTGAATCCATTGACTCCATGTGCAAAGTGCTTGGGGATTTGGTTGATGTGGAGGTCAAAGCCGGTGTTTCCAAGAACAGGATACTAGTAG gAGGTTTTTCAATGGGAGGAGCCATGGCACTGCATTTAGCCTTTCGATTTCATCCGCAAGTAGCAGGTGTCTTTGCTTTATCCAGTTTCTTGAACAAGGACTCTATTGTTTACCAG GTACTCCAGAACAGCGAAGCACCTCTTCCTGAACTTTTCCAGTGCCATGGAAAGGCCGATGAGCTGGTGCTATACCAGTGGGGTGAAGAGACCAATGCTTTGTTAAAATCTTTAGGAACGAAAACTTCATTTCTCTCTTTTCCAAATCTATACCATGAGCTCAGCAGGCCTGAGCTGGAACAACTGAAgtcatggattttaaaaaaactgcCATAA